In a genomic window of Cuculus canorus isolate bCucCan1 chromosome 4, bCucCan1.pri, whole genome shotgun sequence:
- the UCHL1 gene encoding ubiquitin carboxyl-terminal hydrolase isozyme L1 translates to MAWQPMEINPEMLNKVLTRLGVAPGWRFVDVLGFEEEALGAVPAPACALLLLFPLTEQHENFRKQQTEKIKEQEISSKVYFLKQTVSNSCGTIGLIHAVANNKDKLKLDEGSALKKFLDETADLSPEERAKHFANNKAIQEVHNSVAQEGQCRVEDNSVNFHFILFVNVDGHLYELDGRMPFPVNHGTSSDDLLLKDSAKICRQFTEREKGEVRFSAVALCKSA, encoded by the exons ATGGCCTGGCAGCCGATGGAGATCAACCCCGAG ATGCTGAACAAA GTGCTGACCCGCCTGGGGGTGGCTCCCGGCTGGCGCTTCGTGGATGTGCTGGGCTTCGAGGAAGAGGCGCTGGGCGCCGTCCCCGCCCCAGCCTGCGCGCTGCTCCTGCTGTTCCCCCTCACCGAGCAG CATGAGAACTTCAGGAAGCAACAGactgagaaaataaaggagCAAGAAATCAGTTCCAAGGTGTATTTCCTGAAGCAGACAGTCAGTAACTCCTGTGGAACAATTGGTCTGATACATGCAGTTGCTAATAATAAGGACAAACTGAAGCTTG ATGAGGGGTCTGCCCTGAAGAAGTTTCTTGATGAAACAGCTGATCTGTCTCCTGAAGAGAGAGCTaagcattttgcaaataatAAG GCTATACAAGAAGTCCACAACTCTGTTGCGCAAGAAGGACAGTGTCGG GTTGAGGACAACAGTGTGAACTTCCATTTCATCCTGTTTGTCAACGTAGATGGGCATCTGTATGAATTGG ATGGGCGCATGCCATTTCCTGTAAACCATGGCACGAGCTCAGATGACTTGCTGCTGAAG gatTCTGCTAAGATCTGCAGGCAATTTACAGAGCGTGAAAAAGGAGAAGTTCGTTTTTCTGCTGTGGCTCTCTGCAAGTCTGCCTGA